From Candidatus Vondammii sp. HM_W22, one genomic window encodes:
- the lpxA gene encoding acyl-ACP--UDP-N-acetylglucosamine O-acyltransferase: MIDQRAVIDTSAELDEGVSVGPFAIIGAGVRIGKGTMVGPHTVIKGLTTIGEDNRVFQFASVGEDPQDMKYAGEETRLEIGDRNVIREFATLNRGTEQDGGVTRIGSDNLLMAYVHVAHDCRIGNHVIMANAASLGGHVKVGNWAILGGFTIAHQFCRIGDHSFCAMGTQTNKDIPPFVTVGGQPAKPYGINSEGLRRRSFSQETIDQIKRGYKLIYKKRLVLDDAVTELKMLLTECPEIAHYIDFLETSERGIVR; this comes from the coding sequence TTGATCGATCAACGTGCAGTGATAGATACCTCAGCCGAACTGGATGAAGGAGTGAGCGTCGGCCCGTTTGCTATCATAGGGGCGGGTGTCCGGATCGGTAAAGGAACCATGGTGGGACCCCATACTGTGATCAAGGGATTAACCACGATAGGGGAAGATAACCGTGTTTTTCAGTTTGCCTCTGTGGGTGAAGATCCACAGGATATGAAATATGCCGGTGAAGAGACACGGCTGGAGATTGGGGATCGGAATGTTATCCGTGAGTTTGCCACGCTAAACCGTGGTACGGAACAGGATGGCGGTGTCACCCGGATTGGCAGCGATAACCTGCTGATGGCCTATGTCCATGTGGCACATGATTGCCGGATAGGCAATCATGTGATCATGGCTAATGCCGCGTCACTTGGAGGGCATGTCAAGGTGGGGAATTGGGCGATTCTCGGTGGCTTCACCATTGCCCACCAGTTTTGCCGGATAGGCGATCATAGCTTTTGTGCCATGGGCACTCAAACCAACAAGGATATTCCTCCCTTTGTCACCGTCGGTGGGCAACCGGCAAAACCCTACGGAATCAATTCGGAAGGATTGCGTCGGCGCTCTTTTAGTCAGGAAACCATCGACCAGATCAAACGCGGCTATAAGTTGATCTATAAAAAGAGGTTGGTGCTGGATGATGCGGTGACGGAGCTTAAAATGCTGTTGACCGAATGCCCGGAAATCGCGCACTATATCGATTTTTTGGAAACGAGTGAACGCGGTATCGTCCGCTAA